CTTTACGAGAGCGAACCGTTGGGTGTGAGTGAACCGCAGCCCCCGTTTTTGAACGCCGTCGCTGAAATCGCCACCGAGTTACCGTTGGACGCTTTATTGGAACGGTTGGAAGCCATTGAGCGACAGTTAGGGCGGACGCAAAAAGGCACCCTCAAACCGCGCCCCATTGACTTGGACATCCTTTGGGCGGAAGGCGAACGCATGCAAACGGAGCGGTTGACCGTTCCGCACCCGCGCTTGTGGGAGCGAGCGTTTGTGTTGCTGCCGCTT
This genomic interval from bacterium HR17 contains the following:
- the sulD gene encoding Bifunctional folate synthesis protein gives rise to the protein MPHLKRRVFVGLGTNLGDRIANLRTALASLQEHGITVTKVSALYESEPLGVSEPQPPFLNAVAEIATELPLDALLERLEAIERQLGRTQKGTLKPRPIDLDILWAEGERMQTERLTVPHPRLWERAFVLLPLAELVDTLDDIAVSERARELARQQKVRRIADRWWHEAETG